The sequence ATCTAGTTTCTGTAACTCGTGTATTCCCTGCACAGAATTATGCAGAGAGCACTCGGGTAAGAACTTTTACATATGTCTTCAAATACCGCCACACGATCCCAAACACTATGATGACAACACTGAATTTAGAAAAACGTACCGTTTTGCTCATTACTCACCATTTCCATGTGAACTTTAAGATGTGCTTGGAGCTTGTATTTATCTGGAGTAGAGTAGTCACAATGTTCTGTGGGACACTTCAGCAAAATGTTACTGTGTTTCTGAATGACGTGACGCTTAAGGCAGTTTTTGGTGATGGAAGAATAATTGCACTGGGAGCAGTAATATAAATGCTCTCGAGTATGCGTACGAACATGCATATCATAATGTACTTGGTACCAAAACAACttgcctgaaaataaaattagacaTGAAGAAAGTAATTTCTAAACAATTGTTAGTGAAAATTCCAGTACATACCCAATTTTCTGTTTGAATCCTGTCTCTTTTGTCTTTAATGAAAACTTGTCCTAAAGAACTTCACTACTGAAAATATGTTTACAAAAACCACTTTTCTCTAAAAAGATGTCTTATGTCCTCAAACAGCCTAACAAGGGCACCTTTAAAACATACCAGTGATTGTTTTCCTAATGAGAAATTCCATTAAATCTCATCTCCTATTCAAAGATTCTGAAAGCAACTGTACACTGAAAGAGActagcaaatttttttttgttacttcctTTCATGTTATTCCTTCCTAAAAGCTCTTCTGACATAAtggcaccaaaaagaaaaagtgcagagCAATTCATCGAATATACAATGTTACGGGCTtccaaaactttctttttttccaaactttgaTTCCTTTCCCTTCTCAAGAATGAAGGCTACAAGATAAATCCCAAAGTGTTTCTATTTAtgtgaacacatttttttttcatttagaatacATGAGAATGGTGTACTCTTCTCACTTccataaatataagaaaacaacCACAATCAGAACAGTCTTGATCCGATACTACAtaatgaaaattttcattttaaaaaaactcatTCACAGCAAGTACATGAAAATATGTCAGTACACATATCTATTGTAAAGAATGTATATTATTACACCTCCTCCCATACTATGTGAAAAAGACCCTGAATTTTAGACGAAACTGATAACGGAGCTTAAGCGTTAAATCATGGACTGACACGTCCTGACCACATGCCTAAATCTGACATGTGCTTGGCCCCAGTGAAAGTTATGAAGTGGGGAGAGGCACATGGACAGAAATAATCTAATTCTATCAAATTTCACACCAACAGAAAATCGAGCCTAGCAAAGCATTGCTATCCTATATTCCACTACTGGTTTTTTTGATGAGATCTGAGTCATTTCATACCATTTGTGCAGCACAAAGTAAATCTTGTTGGATCCCAGAATCCATACAAAATTAATACTGCTACAAAGATACACAAATACATCCAACACTATAAATctgagaagcaagaaaaaaatggcCCACtacataatgtttaaaaaaacccaacataattTTACTGCTCCTTACCGCAATATTCACATTCTAAGTCTCCATAAACCTTCCTTATCTTCTCACACAACTCGGTGTTCATTTGTCTCTTCTGCAAGCTGTCCAAGATCTGCATAAAGGCGACAGCTCCACTCCCGCCGTCTGATGTAGctgcactggaaggggctgcctgCGGACCGACGGCCGCATTAGCTTCTGCTGCTGGCAAAGGGTTTGTGGTTCCTGTTGAATTTTGACTTGGTGGATTGCTCGTTTCTGACTCACTAGAAGGAAGAGACTGATTTCTCTCTTCGGAGACTGAAAGGTTCTCAGTCATTGCATTGTTCTGACTTGGATTTGAACTTTTGTCTTCAGACAGCAAAAGCTGAATCTCTTCCCCCTGCTCATTCACAGAACTGCAGTGATTAACTCCCTCTTCAACTGCAGGAGAAACTTTTAACTCATCGGAACCAGAAGTACCGTTTTTGAGCAGAAAGCAATCTGATGCTACACAGGATCGAATGTTTGGGACTGCTATGTCTGTTGTCTGACACAGCATCTCTGTTACATTTTCCACCGGAGGATTTTCAAATCCTAACAAAGGGACTGTATCGATTTTTAAGTCACCATTATGTTGACCATTATGGTTTACATCTGCAGCTGTTGATTCACCTTTACAAGCAGATGGTTGCGGTGTGTTAGTAGCATCAGTACTCGTGATGGTCAATTCAGCTGCATTTTGGGCTGGCTGTTCACCAAGGGCTTCTGGCTGGATATCACCTCCCGGCTCAAGGAGGCAGAAACTCTGATTGATAGAACTGTTAAAAACAGAAGTCTCCTGCAAATCTGTGTGGGCTTCCTTGATGTGAGCACGGAGTCTTACAGAACTGACAAATTTCTTCAGGCACACAGAACACACGTATACAAAGGGGTGCTTTCGCACATGAAGCTCAAGGGCTTGGTATTTAGTGGCTCCATGACCACAGAGCTCACAAGCAAAGGGTCTTTCATCACCATGAACAAGCATGTGACGGTCACGATCGAGTTCATTTTTGAATTTGCGTTCACAAATATGGCAGTCATAAAGAAGTTGTCTTTTGCCCTCTCGCGTCATCAAGCGAAGCTCATCAAAAACATCCTTCACCTTTTTATCTTGAAGGTCATGTGTTTCCTTAATATGCTTGATCAAATTTTTAACATCTGAGTATTTCTTTTTGCAGAAGCGACAATGCTGCTTAATTTTCTTATGAACTCTTTCAATATGCACTTTGAGGTGGCCTTTGCTGAGACAAGTGAACGTACAATAATCGCAGCTAAACTTCTCCCCTGTGTGTTTCCGCATGTGAACATTAAGGTTGGCTTTGATGGCACTGGCGTAACTGCAGTAGGAACACTTGTAAGGTTTTTCATTTGTATGAATCCTCAAGTGTGCTTGGAGGGAATGTTTAAATTTGAAGACTTTGTTACAGTATTCACATGTAAAAATCTTCAGTTGAGTTGGACCCAAcctaaaagaaaccaaaccagttATATTTACAATACTGAAACTTGGTGACATACGTCATCAAAATTTTACTAGATATTCATAATGGCAGAAAcgtttcctttaatttatttaaaaaaggtaCTCTCCACAAGCTTTTTAAGTTCTACAACTTACGCACAGATTATTTTCAGctcttcctttatttaaaagGCTCAGAAAATACTTCAGTTTCACAAAATGGAGAGGGAAGCCTTTCATTCATATTTTGCATGAACACAAATGTAAGCACTTCAAAATTACCTGCTTGATTTCATTGCCTGTTCATATGGGGTTTGCTGAATGGCATATTCTTGGTATCCTCTTCGTTGTGATTGGTCTTGAACTGTTGCCTCTGGAGTTGTGGGTTCACTTTCTTGGGGAGCAGCCTCAACGGGAACAATTTTTGTGGCTcctaaaagcaagaacaaaaaaaggtTCATTGAAAATGTCATATTAAAACATGCATTGTCTATGATATACAAGtgtaaacaaaacattaaacTGTGTAATAATTAGTTCAACTATTTTAGTTTCTGTTGTTAAATTCATGTTCATAAAATGATGGATACACTTCCAGAAGACGTTAGTACTTATGCCACAGGATCTGCTTAAGTAACAGGTCACAACTTCTAGTTGTGTCTAGTGTTTGATGCCTACTATTAAGCCTATATCCAAATATTTCCACCTTTAAAAAATTGTAACTTgtcaaaatgcaattttaatttttctgtttctgcctcATGCTACATCCTTCGAAGACTTCAGCCAAGCTGTTTAATCAGTTCTACAACTGAGGCTGGGGAAAAGACACTGGTTACTCTATATTTAAAAGCCTGAACATCTTTTCCTTAAACAGATCTTCTACTGCTTATATTTAGGGACATACTACCACCCCCTcagaataaaagaacatgttCCATGTGCACTTCTCAATCTCCATTAGAAGCAGGAGTAAAGGGGTTTTAATGAACGCAGTAAGATCAGATTCTATCCCTCAGAGCTTTAGAGTTAGTTGAGGCAAAAATAAGCGTATTTTGAGATGTGACTGAGCTGAGATTATTTAGTTGGgtgttctttattttctgaaaagtggCAGGAAAAACTTAATGCTGGGCACCCATAGTTAGCATTGAAGATAATGAAAAATCCATAGAAATACTAATTTACacagaaaaaacaccaaaccacaaaagCTCATGTATATCAAACCAAGCACCCATGATTGATTGATCCCCTCCGTTTTAACTCCTTTGTCTGTCTGTAACTCATATAACCCACGTCTTCAACGGGAACACTGTCATCTTCAAAAGTTGAAATTATATACAtttgtatatttatgtatttattccatatatatagaaaaattatatatatatatatttgcgaAATCTTAATGTTCTACTAACAAGTATTATAGAAAACGTTTGAAAAAAGGAATGTTGCTTTCTGGTCTGATACTGAAAAACAAATAGTAAATGAGGGAGCACATActgaataacaaaaagaaaacaagacattgAATATGTAGTAATAGATGAACACCCACCCATCCTAGGATAAAAATATTACAGGACCTGTAATTAAAGATTGTTCTATCATATACTGGGTACAGGCAAGCAAAAGAGGTTGCACGTAAATGTATCTTTGAATTAAATAACTAATTCAACTTCAGGTAAAACTGAAATTTGTAagtttccctttattttctttgtcctgtATATTACATCAGAATCTAATCTCATTTCAATTCACCTGATTAGAAGCcgaagagaaaaaaagtacaacACATCTTTGTGACAGAGAAAAGAATTTACAATAAGAAGAAATCTGAAACATGAACACCTAGAAAACAAAAGACAGAGTCAACATACTCAACATAATTTTAACAGATTCTCACTGTCATTCATATATAAGTATATACAAAATGAAACACCTGAATAGAAAGAAGAAAGCTCAGAGAATGATGCATTAGCTATTCCTTTAACAAAAGGATGAAATTAATTCCTGTTCCACTCAAAGAGCAGTTCCTGAAGACATTATTTACCAAATATATGCAGTATTAACATAAAGTCTCTGAAACAGCAATTATAAGAACAACAAAACTAAACCACAGAGAGCACACAGTCCAAAGAAAACCAGCTGGTTAGCAAATTACTAAATCTAgctcccctaaaaaaaaaacttttagccTGCAGACCAGCAAAAGCATCAGGAAAAGGCAGCTAAAGTACATGGGAAAAATCAGTATTAAGTGGGGGCTACCCAACAACATGTGTGAAAGATTTAGGGAAATTAAGCTGAGAAAAGCAGTTCTGTAGACAAGACAAGGGAGAAAGACAGAGATCCTGTGGGACCTTCAGAGTGATTTTGAGTGGAAAATGGAGATATTTTGAAAAGAGACCATTTGGGAGAACGTTAGGCTATCAAAGCTTTTTCTATCAGATGGGACATCAGCCAACTCTGTAAATAAACAAACTGTAATAACTCAGCTGCTCACTGAACTAGCTGGATCTAAAAGTGGCTTTTTTGGACTACTGTTTTCTAATAATGCTTTCAAGTTCTGTATTAAAGATTCTGCCAGTTGATCAGAACTTATCTTCCAAGTTTTCAACCTAAATGTTACCAGAACTTTATCACTTCATCCTGTCACTCCCTCTCCCACAAATGCCACGTTCTCCAGCAGGACTGTACCTCCCTAATTGCACTCTAGTAGCCCAGAGAGACAGGAACTTGTTGTTACAGTACAGGAGACGTGGTTCAATCAGTGAGTTCAACATAAAGATGATAAAACAGACATTAGACACCAGACTAATGTTTCTgtacttcagtatttttaaaatagatgcaAATTCTTCCATATTTAGAACAactcagttaaaagaaaatagatCTTGAACTGCTCTGTATGCACAGCTACCTCTTTCAGGCCTCCCATTTCCTGAACGTGAGACGAAAATCCTCATTAAATGCTCTGCGCTGAACCTCCTCTGAGCCCTTCTGCCTTTCAGGATGTTTGAGCACTTCCTGAAAAGTCTGCTGAACTGTTTAATAGACTTTTATACTCCCAGTATAAAATTTTAATCATCTCAATTAGGTGAACTAGGTAAGTACTAACTCACCTGTATTTTGCATACTTGGAGTGGATAGAATGCTCCAGGTCATCCTGGTATTACTGCCTCTAAATTCCCAATGCAATAAGTAGAGAGAAAAATGCCTCTAAAAACCTGAAGAGAGAGATCCAATTCTTCAAACATACTGATAAAGTACTTGCTCACAGTAGGCAATCACACCCCCTCACGTTAAGTGGTTACTTCCTACCATTAGAAGATACGGAAATATTAAGAAACATTAGATGTCTCCATCCACTTCGCTTGGGATGCTGCCTAACTATGGGCTACTAATGGCCCAGTAGCCACAGCAATCACTACTATATCACAAACTAATGACTAACATGCACGCCTAGGAAGTGAGAAACTTTTGGGTTCTAAGCTCTACCCAATGTAATATATAGTAAGCCCATGTAATCCCACATCCCAAAAAAATGCCCTCAGTATCTGTGTCTCTAAAAGCAGCCACAGGCTAGGAAAAAGTCCAAGAACAAGGCAAACAGACACAAGTTCtggttttccattaaaaataccaTGTGCCAATAAGGAAGATATAAGTTTTCCTGTTTCCCTGGACAATCATTTCAAGAAGTCAGAGTATATAAATACCAGGGGGGgcggggaaaaaaagaggttaacTGCACTGATCATTTATTTCTACAAAATCCTTCATCCAGCACTATTATATCTCTATTTTAAACCTAAAATGGAATTTAGTTTACTAGACTTATGTcttttgctttcatcttttcaGTAGTATCATCTGTTCGACGCAAATCTGCTCTAAGGGTAATAAGATTTGAGTTCCTCATGACATTCCGACAGCAACTTCTACAGATAAGCATTACCCAGAGTACCTTATCTCTGGCGCAAACTCAGCGATGGCCTCTAATCTCTTACTGTCTGTCCCTTAGAAAAGTGGCTTCCCCTTCACCAGAGCTCTCCAATATTTATCAACAGTCTAAAAGGTAATCACAATGGAAGGAATTACTAGGAATGGATCAGAAATAAAACAGTAGTCATCATCAACCAAATTCCTACTCAAATCCAACTAAATTCCTTGAACCTCCTACAACTTCCAAGTATGGACAACAAAAACGATACGgatgaaaacagtaataaaaccaGAAGTATTTTGTTCGGAAAAGGGATATGTATCTCAGAGActttcagcttggaaaagagataAATGAAAGAGGAGTATCAGAAAGACCTCTAAAATTAGCAAGCGAGTGAAAATTAGTGAAAAAAGTGTGAATAAtcattctctctcaaaaaaaacctaCCTCTCACTGCcaaaataaagcttaaaaaaagaggaagaatcttttaatatttttataagttAGTCCACCATGAcattaaacatatttttactgGGACAAGGAATCAGAAACACAGACCTGTGCATGGTGAGATGAAGATTACCACTCCTTTCAACAGAGCTGGACATTAGATTGGCTGAGCTAAATCAATCTATAGCCCCATGATAATATAGATACCTGCTCACATTCAGAGGGGAAAGCTTTAATTTGCCTAACCTTGCTTAATTCCGCATTTCCTTTAATCAACATAAGGCTAGCTTCTTTTCTCCGGCCCTCCACTCAGCTGCGTGTTTGTGATGCCTTAAAAGTGCCAGCACTTGAGTTCATGAAGAGGATCAGAGAATGCATCTGGCTAAAATCCACACCGTGTGTCTCCTTCTGCAAACATATAATCAGTTTTCTAGTGTTTTTACCACACAACTCCATAAACATGTACAATGCTCCAAAGGACAGGAATTAGGGGCCGGGGGTGAGAGGACAGCACTGCCCCTGGGACAGCAGTTGGTACCTCCTGGGCTTAAGGACTTCAGCTACTTCAAAAAAGGGGTAGTCTcaatcctcctcctttcccctgaAAGAATCCTTTTGGCACCACTTTCCAACTTTCCAAACTTGCGCAGCCCCAGTGTGAGATAGCTCAGTTAGTGAAACTGGTAGATAAAAAAATCCTCTGATAGAGAAAACGGGCATGTGCACGTGTATTTATTTTGCCACTTTTTTGAACCAGTTTACCACAGGCTGACACAAGCACATCTGCTGGTGCGAAAAAGGGGAAGTGAACTGGGAAATAAGAGACAAGCAGGAAAGCTTCCTTGGCAGCAGTCTGATATTAAATCCATTCAGATGTGTCATAAAGCCACAAACATCATTCTgtgagctcaaaaaaaaaaaaaaaaaaaagtcatcttcaaCAGAAAAGACTGTCATCAGTTAAACTAAGTGAGGCCCAAAACAGTGCAAAACAACATTCCTCCACTTCTTCCCCGCTTCCCAAAATCTCGATGGGAGACGGAACCAAGTGTTCGTAAATTGCAGTACAGGGTACAGCAGGAGAACACAGCTGGCTTTTTACGGATAGTGGTTCCTCAGTGGaaactggggagagaaaaaacctGCAGAGTGCTGTATTAAAAACTTATAGGATAAAAAAATACAGCtcctttagaaatgaaaaaaaatgtaattagcatcaagaatttaaatattttatgctaTTTTTGTGTATCTCGAgctctaccaaaaaaaaccaagaatcCTACCATTGACCATCTTCACAGGAACTTAAAACAACTCTACTACTAACAAGCTGAGTCTTTAAAATATTACAGGACTCACATAAAACAGCAATTTAAATGTTCCAAGTAGACTCTCTCCTGAATCAAACTAATTAAACATGAATAATAAATTGGTTTTAGAAGCCTGGATATTATTACAGAATTTAAACATgggaaataaaatacataaaaacccAGAAGATTGAATATTTGGCAGAGTTTACGCACTGGTTCTTAAAAATAGACTATGAGTAAAAGTATCTGCCATTCACAACAAAGTATTTTTAGATGCTCATATAATTGTAGTCATTCACTCTCATTCTTAATTGCGATGCTTATGAAAAACTGTACTTCGTTTAATCTGATACAAGGCACCTGTTCATGAACACAGCACACCCCCTCTTCAAGGTCTCTGGGTCCCTCcagttttagaatcatagaatagtttgggttggaggggaccttaaagatcatccaaccccctgccgtgggcaggga comes from Numenius arquata chromosome 3, bNumArq3.hap1.1, whole genome shotgun sequence and encodes:
- the ZFAT gene encoding zinc finger protein ZFAT isoform X2; the protein is MCKLCNLFSPNQSELLSHVSEKHTEEGINVDDIVIPLQPLTVPTNVNKDAEELLVVKRKRGRPKGSTKKFCVDEDVAENNPVPSEETPPGTEEGLELSEVSPGSLECRKCNRKFSNTRQLRKHICILVLNDGEEEGDGGNDSDVDLDRKEDEREKTPKRPRVQKTEKTPSTKETEQVSGAKNPIISVVLTAHEAIPGATKIVPVEAAPQESEPTTPEATVQDQSQRRGYQEYAIQQTPYEQAMKSSRLGPTQLKIFTCEYCNKVFKFKHSLQAHLRIHTNEKPYKCSYCSYASAIKANLNVHMRKHTGEKFSCDYCTFTCLSKGHLKVHIERVHKKIKQHCRFCKKKYSDVKNLIKHIKETHDLQDKKVKDVFDELRLMTREGKRQLLYDCHICERKFKNELDRDRHMLVHGDERPFACELCGHGATKYQALELHVRKHPFVYVCSVCLKKFVSSVRLRAHIKEAHTDLQETSVFNSSINQSFCLLEPGGDIQPEALGEQPAQNAAELTITSTDATNTPQPSACKGESTAADVNHNGQHNGDLKIDTVPLLGFENPPVENVTEMLCQTTDIAVPNIRSCVASDCFLLKNGTSGSDELKVSPAVEEGVNHCSSVNEQGEEIQLLLSEDKSSNPSQNNAMTENLSVSEERNQSLPSSESETSNPPSQNSTGTTNPLPAAEANAAVGPQAAPSSAATSDGGSGAVAFMQILDSLQKRQMNTELCEKIRKVYGDLECEYCGKLFWYQVHYDMHVRTHTREHLYYCSQCNYSSITKNCLKRHVIQKHSNILLKCPTEHCDYSTPDKYKLQAHLKVHMEMDKKSYSCPVCEESFSEDRLIKSHIKTNHPEVSMTTISEILGRRVQLKGLIGKRAVKCPYCDFYFMKNGSDLQRHIWAHEGVKPFKCSLCEYAARSKSNLKAHMNRHSTEKTHLCDMCGKKFKSKGTLKSHKLLHTADGKQFKCTVCDYTAAQKPQLLRHMEQHVSFKPFRCAHCHYSCNISGSLKRHYNRKHPNEEYVNVGSGEPAAEALIQQGGIKCPVCSFVYGTKWEFNRHLKNKHGMKLVEHDGETKWEVKEEEQSANHTLMIQETLQQASVELSEQHHLVVSSDEVEGIETVTVYTQGGEASEFIVYVQEALQPVEEQTVEQSVQEL
- the ZFAT gene encoding zinc finger protein ZFAT isoform X1, with protein sequence MCKLCNLFSPNQSELLSHVSEKHTEEGINVDDIVIPLQPLTVPTNVNKDAEELLVVKRKRGRPKGSTKKFCVDEDVAENNPVPSEETPPGTEEGLELSEVSPGSLECRKCNRKFSNTRQLRKHICILVLNDGEEEGDGGNDSDVDLDRKEDEREKTPKRPRVQKTEKTPSTKETEQVSGAKNPIISVVLTAHEAIPGATKIVPVEAAPQESEPTTPEATVQDQSQRRGYQEYAIQQTPYEQAMKSSRLGPTQLKIFTCEYCNKVFKFKHSLQAHLRIHTNEKPYKCSYCSYASAIKANLNVHMRKHTGEKFSCDYCTFTCLSKGHLKVHIERVHKKIKQHCRFCKKKYSDVKNLIKHIKETHDLQDKKVKDVFDELRLMTREGKRQLLYDCHICERKFKNELDRDRHMLVHGDERPFACELCGHGATKYQALELHVRKHPFVYVCSVCLKKFVSSVRLRAHIKEAHTDLQETSVFNSSINQSFCLLEPGGDIQPEALGEQPAQNAAELTITSTDATNTPQPSACKGESTAADVNHNGQHNGDLKIDTVPLLGFENPPVENVTEMLCQTTDIAVPNIRSCVASDCFLLKNGTSGSDELKVSPAVEEGVNHCSSVNEQGEEIQLLLSEDKSSNPSQNNAMTENLSVSEERNQSLPSSESETSNPPSQNSTGTTNPLPAAEANAAVGPQAAPSSAATSDGGSGAVAFMQILDSLQKRQMNTELCEKIRKVYGDLECEYCGKLFWYQVHYDMHVRTHTREHLYYCSQCNYSSITKNCLKRHVIQKHSNILLKCPTEHCDYSTPDKYKLQAHLKVHMEMDKKSYSCPVCEESFSEDRLIKSHIKTNHPEVSMTTISEILGRRVQLKGLIGKRAVKCPYCDFYFMKNGSDLQRHIWAHEGVKPFKCSLCEYAARSKSNLKAHMNRHSTEKTHLCDMCGKKFKSKGTLKSHKLLHTADGKQFKCTVCDYTAAQKPQLLRHMEQHVSFKPFRCAHCHYSCNISGSLKRHYNRKHPNEEYVNVGSGEPAAEALIQQGGIKCPVCSFVYGTKWEFNRHLKNKHGMKLVEHDGETKWELTAEVSEEASTQYLHITEAGEDVQGTQAAVAALQNLRYTSENGERLDPTAVNILQQIIELGSETHDATAVASVVTMAPGTVTVVKQVKEEEQSANHTLMIQETLQQASVELSEQHHLVVSSDEVEGIETVTVYTQGGEASEFIVYVQEALQPVEEQTVEQSVQEL
- the ZFAT gene encoding zinc finger protein ZFAT isoform X3; the encoded protein is MCKLCNLFSPNQSELLSHVSEKHTEEGINVDDIVIPLQPLTVPTNVNKDAEELLVVKRKRGRPKGSTKKFCVDEDVAENNPVPSEETPPGTEEGLELSEVSPGSLECRKCNRKFSNTRQLRKHICILVLNDGEEEGDGGATKIVPVEAAPQESEPTTPEATVQDQSQRRGYQEYAIQQTPYEQAMKSSRLGPTQLKIFTCEYCNKVFKFKHSLQAHLRIHTNEKPYKCSYCSYASAIKANLNVHMRKHTGEKFSCDYCTFTCLSKGHLKVHIERVHKKIKQHCRFCKKKYSDVKNLIKHIKETHDLQDKKVKDVFDELRLMTREGKRQLLYDCHICERKFKNELDRDRHMLVHGDERPFACELCGHGATKYQALELHVRKHPFVYVCSVCLKKFVSSVRLRAHIKEAHTDLQETSVFNSSINQSFCLLEPGGDIQPEALGEQPAQNAAELTITSTDATNTPQPSACKGESTAADVNHNGQHNGDLKIDTVPLLGFENPPVENVTEMLCQTTDIAVPNIRSCVASDCFLLKNGTSGSDELKVSPAVEEGVNHCSSVNEQGEEIQLLLSEDKSSNPSQNNAMTENLSVSEERNQSLPSSESETSNPPSQNSTGTTNPLPAAEANAAVGPQAAPSSAATSDGGSGAVAFMQILDSLQKRQMNTELCEKIRKVYGDLECEYCGKLFWYQVHYDMHVRTHTREHLYYCSQCNYSSITKNCLKRHVIQKHSNILLKCPTEHCDYSTPDKYKLQAHLKVHMEMDKKSYSCPVCEESFSEDRLIKSHIKTNHPEVSMTTISEILGRRVQLKGLIGKRAVKCPYCDFYFMKNGSDLQRHIWAHEGVKPFKCSLCEYAARSKSNLKAHMNRHSTEKTHLCDMCGKKFKSKGTLKSHKLLHTADGKQFKCTVCDYTAAQKPQLLRHMEQHVSFKPFRCAHCHYSCNISGSLKRHYNRKHPNEEYVNVGSGEPAAEALIQQGGIKCPVCSFVYGTKWEFNRHLKNKHGMKLVEHDGETKWELTAEVSEEASTQYLHITEAGEDVQGTQAAVAALQNLRYTSENGERLDPTAVNILQQIIELGSETHDATAVASVVTMAPGTVTVVKQVKEEEQSANHTLMIQETLQQASVELSEQHHLVVSSDEVEGIETVTVYTQGGEASEFIVYVQEALQPVEEQTVEQSVQEL